The following coding sequences are from one Desulfosporosinus orientis DSM 765 window:
- a CDS encoding molybdopterin-dependent oxidoreductase — protein MSVQKHHHICPRNCYDTCSMISTTVNGLLVSVEGNPAHDYTKGNLCPKAMHDIKKVYSPERIKYPMRQKHRFSGDWERLSWDEALLLIAQSILDIKHKFSSTLPIVLNKYSGNFGALHNAIEWLFSGIGPTTRAVGSPCWSAGIDAQTFDFGRFVCSDPQSMGKAKLIWLWGVNPAWTAIHQMSVIFDAIDRGATVVCFDTHLSATAARSHSFIQVKPGTDGLLALAMCKVLAEENLIDPKIEDYSLGYQEFIAYLNSEMDLEKAAEITGVKTETIRELAREYGQTHPACIWVGFGLQRYSNGGQTLRAIDALGALAGHIGEEGGGVNYAHFETWQFSDAPSVQDQNTGLDRLLNINRFAAEALACTDPHLSMLWLYGRNPLAQDSDLKLWHQLVQQLDLIVINDLFLTSSAEAADIFLPVTTHYEHWDLNSSYWHYWVGVNEPAIPPVGETRSDLEIAWNVSAALNTLEPGSCTFPTHGSEKESVLKQLSPGLLRKLALNTSEEILANPIKAGLSPVAWKDRKFATPSGRFEFLSARAASAGFPALPIYLPAQQPPKDAPLRLLTPHHTSTINSQSYQADEIPDHYQLSINPELAQAYKLKEGDLAEIFNESGSQQVRVSLDPMISTEIVIVYKEAIEQKTPALNVLLKSNTTDMGWVTTGAPGLALNETFVNLRRI, from the coding sequence ATGAGCGTTCAAAAGCACCATCATATTTGCCCGCGCAACTGTTATGATACTTGCAGCATGATCAGCACAACCGTCAACGGACTTCTGGTCTCCGTGGAAGGCAATCCGGCTCACGATTATACCAAAGGTAACCTCTGTCCGAAAGCTATGCATGACATAAAAAAAGTGTACAGTCCCGAGCGGATTAAATATCCCATGCGGCAAAAGCACCGCTTCAGCGGTGATTGGGAGCGGCTTTCCTGGGACGAAGCCCTTTTGCTGATTGCTCAATCTATCTTGGATATTAAACATAAATTCAGCTCCACCTTGCCCATCGTGCTGAACAAATACTCCGGCAATTTTGGCGCTCTCCACAACGCCATAGAATGGCTGTTTTCCGGGATTGGACCGACTACCCGAGCAGTGGGCTCCCCTTGCTGGTCCGCCGGTATCGATGCTCAGACCTTTGATTTCGGCAGATTTGTCTGTTCCGATCCCCAGTCTATGGGCAAAGCTAAGCTGATTTGGCTTTGGGGGGTTAATCCGGCATGGACAGCGATCCATCAGATGTCTGTTATTTTTGACGCTATCGACCGGGGGGCGACGGTTGTCTGTTTCGATACCCACCTTAGTGCCACTGCTGCCAGATCCCATAGCTTTATCCAAGTAAAGCCGGGTACGGATGGCTTACTTGCCCTGGCCATGTGCAAGGTTCTCGCCGAGGAAAATCTCATCGACCCTAAGATTGAGGACTATTCCCTGGGCTATCAGGAATTCATCGCCTATTTAAACTCAGAGATGGATTTGGAGAAGGCTGCCGAAATAACTGGGGTAAAAACCGAGACCATTCGTGAACTGGCCAGAGAATACGGCCAAACCCATCCGGCCTGTATCTGGGTCGGTTTTGGCCTTCAGCGTTACTCTAACGGAGGGCAGACACTGCGGGCCATCGACGCCCTAGGGGCCTTAGCCGGCCATATCGGTGAAGAAGGCGGCGGCGTCAACTATGCTCATTTTGAAACCTGGCAATTTTCAGACGCCCCGTCAGTTCAGGACCAAAACACCGGGCTTGACCGGCTGTTGAATATTAACAGGTTTGCCGCAGAAGCTCTGGCCTGCACTGATCCGCACCTAAGTATGCTCTGGTTATATGGCCGGAACCCCCTCGCCCAAGATTCGGATCTGAAACTCTGGCATCAGCTTGTGCAGCAGCTGGACCTGATTGTGATCAACGACCTCTTCCTGACCTCATCCGCTGAGGCCGCGGACATCTTTCTGCCGGTAACTACACATTACGAACACTGGGACTTAAACTCCAGCTACTGGCATTACTGGGTTGGCGTCAATGAACCTGCAATCCCCCCCGTGGGCGAAACCCGCTCCGATCTGGAAATTGCCTGGAATGTCTCTGCAGCCCTTAATACACTGGAGCCAGGCAGTTGTACTTTTCCCACCCATGGTTCCGAAAAGGAAAGTGTCTTAAAACAACTAAGCCCTGGTTTACTCCGGAAACTCGCCTTAAATACCTCTGAAGAAATTTTAGCGAATCCGATAAAGGCCGGTTTGTCACCAGTCGCCTGGAAGGACCGCAAATTTGCCACTCCTTCAGGACGATTTGAATTCCTCTCAGCAAGGGCAGCCTCAGCGGGGTTTCCGGCTCTCCCCATCTACCTACCTGCCCAGCAGCCTCCCAAGGATGCTCCTTTGCGCCTGTTAACCCCCCATCATACATCAACCATTAATTCCCAGTCCTACCAGGCGGATGAGATTCCTGACCATTATCAACTATCGATTAACCCGGAACTTGCTCAGGCCTACAAACTCAAGGAAGGGGACCTGGCCGAAATCTTTAACGAATCCGGTTCCCAGCAGGTCCGGGTATCTCTCGATCCCATGATCTCAACAGAGATAGTTATTGTCTATAAGGAGGCTATTGAACAAAAAACCCCAGCCCTCAACGTTCTCCTCAAGTCAAACACCACGGATATGGGATGGGTAACCACCGGAGCACCGGGATTAGCTCTAAACGAAACCTTTGTTAACCTGCGCAGGATCTGA
- a CDS encoding dimethyl sulfoxide reductase anchor subunit family protein: protein MGTWEWPLIIFTVMGEAAIGILLALWWLDRTPLDIKVYKKATLTSGILLALALVASLAHLGHPEAAYRAVSHLSTSWLSREILFFLMTAAAWLYLFIQIRRPDGKRRMAAGIAGLLGLLGILSSAMIYVLPRVPAWDSAQTPLFFLLTTGLLGGLILLLLGRKSLTSAQTTYLVYWSLSCLAASLLTYILYLSMLNAGGSEGMATVQFLSTSPLFWIRVITNWIAPMILLYPVIKNKKAAQPNLILTILVCSGIGEFLGRALFYLSAVGIQISALK, encoded by the coding sequence ATGGGAACTTGGGAATGGCCGTTAATCATCTTCACAGTTATGGGAGAGGCCGCCATTGGCATTCTCCTGGCCTTGTGGTGGCTGGACCGTACCCCTTTGGATATAAAAGTATATAAAAAAGCGACTCTCACTTCCGGAATTCTCTTAGCTCTCGCCCTTGTGGCCTCCCTGGCTCACCTGGGGCACCCGGAAGCGGCTTATCGCGCCGTCTCTCATTTAAGCACATCCTGGCTTAGCCGGGAGATTCTCTTCTTTTTAATGACCGCAGCCGCTTGGCTCTATCTCTTCATCCAAATTCGCCGGCCTGACGGCAAGCGGCGGATGGCCGCCGGAATCGCCGGCCTCCTTGGCCTTCTGGGGATTCTCAGCAGTGCCATGATTTATGTTTTGCCCCGTGTTCCGGCCTGGGACAGTGCCCAAACGCCCCTCTTCTTCCTCCTGACAACGGGTTTATTAGGAGGCTTGATTCTCCTGCTTTTGGGCCGCAAATCTCTGACTTCCGCCCAAACCACCTACCTGGTATATTGGTCGCTCTCTTGTCTTGCCGCCAGCTTGCTCACCTATATTCTCTATCTTTCTATGCTAAATGCCGGCGGCAGCGAAGGAATGGCCACGGTACAATTCCTCAGTACCAGCCCCTTATTCTGGATCAGGGTAATCACGAACTGGATTGCACCCATGATCCTCCTATACCCGGTGATTAAAAACAAAAAAGCAGCCCAGCCAAACCTAATCCTGACCATACTTGTCTGCAGCGGCATCGGTGAATTTTTAGGGCGTGCTCTCTTCTATTTAAGTGCTGTTGGTATCCAGATATCTGCCCTAAAGTAA
- a CDS encoding molybdopterin-dependent oxidoreductase: MKISRRKFIGATAATAAGASLFSFEMLTKLNPAAAADPNAEFQQFRNVCPRNCYDTCGQISFVQNGILKKVEGDPKHGYTNGKLCLKGYTYTRRIYSPDRIKYPMKQTPRGSGNWTRISWDEAMETIAKKILDLKKRYGSTLPICFDKYSGNFGILHYGADGTMSSIGYTTRALGTPCWPAGIDAQTYDFGTLYSNDPEDMVNANYLILWGQNAAWTAVHSIPFINKARERGTKLVVIDPIETSTASKADLYIQIKPSTDGALALGMARYILDNNWVDWDYARANSVGFDEWIDYLRNNVTLDWAAEKTGVPADIIREIAREYATAKPASMWVGYGLQRHTNGGQNVRIIDALGVMTGNVGKSGGGVNYGHLETWGFNYNAMSYPAPKGSKGFAGPDGKEGDRNINMNNFAQDVMAQQDPPVKMLWLACRNPGSQDPDTTAIEKMFNSMELVVTVDSFFNKTVQMSDIVLPTTTHFENTDVNASYWHYWVGINQMAIKPMYESKNDIEIAMLLSQKMNALEPGSCTFPTKGTPEEWLSKEFNPGIYEFLEISRWQELIDSPRKAKMPPASWSDGKFRTPSQKIEIHSDSAEKNGLPPLPIWVEEMKAPANYPIRLITPHPQHALHSQFQNLDWMMTANPEPILEIHPQLAAQYGISEGNKVKVFNDLGSIILKAHLTRTTPPDVIVSYESWYKNSNYNVNYTVKAIPSDMGKQATGNDGLAFHDNFVMIQKA; encoded by the coding sequence ATGAAAATCTCCCGCCGCAAATTTATCGGCGCCACAGCGGCCACTGCCGCCGGAGCCAGTCTCTTTAGCTTTGAAATGCTGACAAAATTAAACCCCGCTGCTGCAGCAGATCCCAACGCTGAATTTCAGCAGTTCCGCAACGTCTGTCCCCGCAACTGCTACGACACCTGCGGGCAAATATCCTTCGTACAAAACGGGATTTTAAAAAAAGTCGAAGGTGATCCTAAACATGGCTATACCAACGGCAAACTTTGCCTTAAAGGTTATACCTATACCCGACGGATTTACAGTCCGGACCGCATCAAATATCCTATGAAACAGACCCCCCGGGGTTCCGGCAACTGGACCCGGATTAGCTGGGATGAAGCGATGGAAACAATCGCCAAGAAAATACTGGACCTAAAAAAGCGTTATGGCTCAACCCTACCTATTTGCTTCGACAAATACTCTGGCAACTTCGGCATCCTCCACTACGGTGCTGACGGAACCATGTCCAGCATTGGCTACACTACCCGTGCTTTGGGAACTCCTTGCTGGCCGGCAGGAATCGATGCCCAGACCTATGATTTCGGCACCCTGTATTCAAATGACCCGGAAGATATGGTTAACGCCAACTATTTAATCCTTTGGGGGCAGAACGCAGCCTGGACCGCGGTTCACAGTATCCCTTTCATCAATAAAGCCCGGGAACGGGGAACAAAACTGGTGGTCATTGATCCCATCGAAACTTCAACAGCATCCAAAGCGGACCTCTATATTCAAATCAAGCCCAGTACGGATGGAGCTTTGGCCCTGGGTATGGCCCGTTATATTCTGGACAACAACTGGGTGGATTGGGATTATGCCCGGGCCAACAGTGTTGGCTTCGACGAATGGATCGATTACCTGAGAAACAATGTGACCTTGGACTGGGCGGCTGAAAAAACCGGAGTACCTGCTGACATCATCCGGGAGATTGCCCGTGAATATGCCACGGCCAAGCCTGCCAGCATGTGGGTGGGCTACGGATTGCAGCGCCATACCAACGGTGGTCAGAATGTCCGGATCATCGATGCTCTGGGGGTGATGACCGGCAACGTCGGCAAATCCGGAGGCGGCGTCAATTATGGACATTTAGAAACCTGGGGCTTTAATTATAACGCCATGTCCTACCCTGCCCCTAAGGGTTCCAAAGGCTTTGCCGGTCCTGACGGCAAAGAAGGGGACCGCAATATTAACATGAATAACTTCGCCCAGGATGTCATGGCCCAGCAGGACCCTCCCGTCAAAATGCTCTGGCTGGCCTGCCGCAACCCCGGTTCTCAGGACCCGGACACCACAGCCATTGAGAAAATGTTTAATTCCATGGAACTTGTGGTGACCGTTGATTCCTTCTTCAATAAAACTGTGCAGATGTCGGATATCGTTCTGCCCACAACCACCCATTTTGAAAACACGGATGTCAATGCCAGCTATTGGCATTATTGGGTGGGCATCAACCAAATGGCTATTAAGCCTATGTACGAAAGCAAAAATGATATTGAAATCGCCATGCTTCTCTCCCAAAAAATGAACGCTCTGGAGCCAGGCTCCTGTACCTTCCCCACGAAGGGCACCCCGGAAGAATGGCTGTCCAAGGAGTTCAATCCCGGCATTTATGAGTTTTTAGAAATTTCCCGCTGGCAGGAACTTATCGACAGCCCCCGCAAAGCCAAAATGCCCCCGGCATCCTGGTCCGACGGTAAGTTCCGTACTCCCTCTCAGAAAATCGAAATTCACAGTGACTCTGCTGAGAAAAACGGACTCCCGCCCCTGCCAATCTGGGTGGAGGAAATGAAAGCCCCCGCTAACTATCCCATCCGCCTGATCACACCTCATCCCCAGCATGCCTTACACTCTCAATTCCAAAACTTAGACTGGATGATGACTGCCAACCCGGAACCCATTTTAGAAATCCACCCCCAACTGGCAGCCCAATACGGGATCAGCGAAGGTAATAAGGTCAAAGTCTTTAATGATTTAGGATCAATCATCCTGAAAGCCCATTTAACCCGGACCACTCCCCCGGATGTGATCGTCTCCTATGAATCCTGGTACAAAAACTCTAACTATAATGTCAACTACACCGTGAAAGCCATACCCAGTGATATGGGCAAACAAGCCACCGGCAACGATGGTCTGGCCTTCCACGACAACTTCGTTATGATTCAAAAAGCTTAA
- a CDS encoding MFS transporter yields the protein MKTELSQEKKLSRWLIFLLASACGLIVANLYYAQPLVGPISVSTGISAGSSGLIVTMTQLGYAIGLLFLVPLSDLLENRRLVVSILAIAILGMITAASAKNSYIFFVAAALIGFGSVAAQILVPFAAHLAPAEQRGRIVGNVMSGLLLGIMLARPAASLITGIWGWQAVFFISAVIMGTLMLLLSRQLPKRNPPPKDSYRTIIKSLWYIFKTTPVLRRRSLYQAALFGSFSLFWTVVPLWLSHHFHLTQKEIALFAFVGVAGAVAAPIAGRLADRGWTRKLTGIALITAAFSFVITHLLQNNQTISLIIFCAAAILLDMAVSGNLVLGQQAIYGLGDEIRGRVNGVFMAVFFVGGAIGSALGGWSYAHGNWATASIIGISLPVLAFLYYLTEKSSCIDISFTVQESSGGTRTEAQQMSDNFLNGVTQKF from the coding sequence ATGAAAACTGAATTATCTCAAGAAAAAAAACTTTCCCGTTGGCTTATATTTTTGCTGGCAAGTGCGTGTGGTTTGATTGTTGCAAATCTATATTATGCACAGCCCTTAGTAGGTCCCATAAGTGTGTCTACAGGAATCTCTGCCGGTTCATCCGGATTAATTGTTACTATGACGCAGCTAGGCTATGCGATTGGTCTTTTGTTTCTTGTTCCCTTAAGTGATTTGTTGGAGAATAGGCGATTGGTTGTATCCATATTGGCTATTGCAATTTTAGGTATGATTACAGCAGCAAGTGCTAAAAATTCATATATATTTTTTGTTGCCGCAGCACTGATCGGATTTGGCTCTGTTGCAGCTCAGATATTGGTGCCCTTTGCCGCACATCTGGCACCAGCAGAACAACGAGGCAGAATTGTTGGAAATGTAATGAGTGGTCTTCTTCTGGGGATTATGCTCGCAAGGCCGGCAGCAAGCCTTATTACAGGTATTTGGGGATGGCAGGCAGTGTTTTTTATATCCGCAGTCATTATGGGAACACTCATGCTCCTGCTGAGCCGTCAGCTGCCAAAAAGGAATCCGCCGCCTAAAGATAGTTACCGTACTATCATAAAATCGTTGTGGTATATTTTTAAAACAACTCCTGTTTTGCGTAGAAGATCGCTGTACCAAGCAGCTTTATTTGGCAGCTTTAGCTTATTTTGGACTGTTGTTCCCTTATGGCTGTCACATCATTTTCATCTGACGCAGAAAGAAATTGCATTATTTGCTTTTGTAGGCGTTGCAGGTGCTGTTGCGGCACCAATTGCAGGAAGGCTGGCAGACAGGGGCTGGACCAGGAAACTCACGGGGATTGCATTGATAACCGCAGCTTTCTCATTTGTGATAACTCATCTTTTACAAAACAACCAAACAATATCACTTATAATATTTTGTGCGGCTGCAATTCTCCTTGATATGGCTGTCTCGGGAAACCTTGTTCTTGGACAGCAAGCAATATACGGGTTGGGTGATGAAATACGCGGACGTGTAAATGGAGTATTCATGGCAGTTTTCTTCGTCGGCGGTGCAATCGGATCTGCTTTGGGAGGCTGGTCTTATGCCCATGGGAATTGGGCAACGGCGTCTATAATAGGAATCAGCCTGCCGGTTCTTGCATTTCTTTACTATCTTACTGAAAAAAGCAGCTGTATTGATATAAGTTTTACAGTACAGGAAAGTTCCGGAGGAACTAGAACAGAGGCACAGCAAATGTCCGATAACTTTCTAAATGGAGTTACCCAGAAATTTTAA
- a CDS encoding helix-turn-helix domain-containing protein — translation MIANSYTIIPPITIGKSLDSIFRQLHLFVPIKHSPFIFCHGNIFLLLSIGKLTIKKCHLTSYNMLINLAAQKLYLHPNTLRYRIEKRCFF, via the coding sequence ATGATTGCTAATTCGTACACAATAATTCCACCAATCACAATTGGTAAATCTTTGGATTCAATCTTTAGACAATTACATTTGTTCGTTCCCATAAAGCATTCTCCTTTTATATTTTGTCATGGTAATATATTCCTCCTTTTAAGTATTGGTAAGTTGACCATCAAAAAGTGCCATTTAACATCCTATAATATGTTAATTAACCTGGCTGCTCAAAAACTCTACCTCCACCCCAACACCTTGCGCTACCGGATTGAAAAGCGTTGTTTTTTTTAA
- a CDS encoding TorD/DmsD family molecular chaperone gives MTAVLAGTTNHQSELLTGTISALLALSRLFIGGGEELSRTLAELGKSCQCLGRDLPGLLEIRESLENHVQAQPLEFQQMCFEFNRLFVGPASPPAPPYESIYLSPDRLVMQEQTLAVRQSYQAENLMSVCQGSAPDDFIAAELEFAAYLLSRLREESSAGNSSKASKYRHLFNTFMEEHPRRWLPEFAAIVRENTQHPVFLPVMQVLLSTIQLSF, from the coding sequence TTGACTGCTGTCCTTGCCGGCACAACCAATCATCAAAGCGAACTCCTGACTGGCACTATCTCCGCCTTACTTGCCCTCAGCCGCTTGTTTATAGGCGGGGGGGAAGAATTATCTCGCACCCTGGCGGAACTGGGAAAATCATGCCAGTGTCTGGGCAGGGACTTGCCCGGTTTACTGGAGATCAGAGAAAGCCTGGAAAATCATGTCCAAGCTCAGCCCTTGGAGTTCCAGCAAATGTGCTTTGAATTTAATCGTCTCTTTGTCGGCCCTGCTTCCCCCCCGGCACCACCCTATGAATCCATTTATTTATCCCCGGATCGATTGGTCATGCAGGAACAAACCCTGGCAGTACGCCAAAGCTACCAGGCAGAAAATTTAATGAGTGTTTGCCAAGGCTCTGCTCCCGATGATTTTATTGCTGCTGAACTGGAATTTGCAGCCTACCTGCTCAGCCGGTTAAGAGAAGAATCCTCCGCAGGCAATTCCTCAAAGGCCAGCAAGTACCGGCACTTATTCAATACCTTTATGGAAGAGCATCCCCGGCGCTGGCTCCCGGAATTCGCAGCGATTGTCAGGGAAAATACCCAGCACCCCGTTTTTTTGCCGGTTATGCAAGTACTCTTAAGCACAATCCAGTTATCGTTCTAA
- a CDS encoding 4Fe-4S dicluster domain-containing protein — protein MSKQLGFLLDSEKCLGCRGCEMACKNEYQIDATPRWRQVFQLDENSYSLPARMFFSMACNHCANPQCLKVCPVGAYTKREDGIVVHNHDRCIGCRLCTMACPYDRPQFNPLKGKAEKCSLCYQRIDQGLKPACVAACIPGALQLAEINPELDQKTGVLKTLPGLPNPALTNPSIRFIGPKQGKQIRRD, from the coding sequence ATGAGCAAACAGCTTGGCTTCTTGCTGGATTCTGAAAAATGTCTGGGCTGCAGGGGCTGCGAAATGGCTTGTAAAAATGAATACCAAATTGACGCGACACCCCGTTGGCGCCAGGTTTTTCAACTTGATGAAAACAGTTATTCCCTGCCGGCCCGGATGTTCTTTTCCATGGCTTGCAACCACTGCGCGAACCCCCAATGTTTAAAGGTTTGCCCGGTAGGAGCCTACACCAAAAGAGAGGATGGCATTGTGGTTCACAACCACGACCGCTGCATTGGCTGCCGCCTTTGCACCATGGCTTGCCCTTATGACAGGCCTCAATTTAACCCTTTAAAGGGTAAGGCAGAAAAGTGCAGTTTATGTTACCAACGCATCGACCAGGGCCTAAAGCCTGCCTGCGTCGCCGCCTGCATTCCGGGAGCTTTGCAATTGGCGGAGATCAACCCAGAGCTGGATCAAAAAACCGGAGTTTTGAAAACCCTGCCCGGATTGCCTAATCCGGCACTAACCAATCCGTCGATCCGCTTCATTGGACCAAAACAAGGCAAACAAATAAGGAGGGATTAG
- a CDS encoding PucR family transcriptional regulator yields MPFNLPQGITLGHLMDTFNLKAAPSSDTSTPDIRELAIHSLRLGNEEHVLPFPGWEVQLSPEEHGLLMQAMALPRQNPNARQHPIQIHLKQTESAWQELCAKIKNWLEQQQGRILAACEEFYQTLTEDLSNQYSSSVVEKLQLILGYDVFLLDQQLDVLAWAGGRQLPEKPIPFLPPKPGKKSKLSPPSKFVNLIEGAWQGSYQDTPLTWCPLSGQEGVLGYLGLSVCKDKLGSIEHYFLNKTATLLSLELLKIESINENEKQHHRDFLFDLLYNNFDSVEVICSRGKLWGWDFSKPHLVAVGEIQDFMPLPAERQRLSSLITKAMRIIVNLNPGTICLERNDQVVCLFPLQEMIAQSQTAGTAEQFLQTFWDTAETLFPDRKIYFGLGNLYPTAREIHRSFQEARSALEIGRLLYPDKPVTVFNELGIMRLLQRLDHQELEDYRQEILKPLLEFDREGNLELEQTLLTYYLCNGDLNLAAQKLYLHPNTLRYRIKKASEVLDRDVSQINHQLNLFIALQIGRLKGLWS; encoded by the coding sequence ATGCCCTTCAACTTACCACAAGGAATTACCCTGGGCCATTTAATGGATACTTTTAATTTAAAAGCAGCTCCCTCTTCTGATACTTCAACCCCAGATATCCGTGAGTTGGCAATTCATTCCTTGCGCCTGGGTAATGAAGAGCACGTCCTCCCTTTTCCCGGCTGGGAAGTACAATTATCACCTGAGGAGCATGGGCTGTTAATGCAGGCTATGGCTCTGCCCCGCCAAAATCCCAATGCCCGGCAGCATCCTATCCAAATCCATCTCAAGCAAACGGAATCTGCCTGGCAGGAGCTCTGTGCAAAGATTAAAAACTGGCTGGAACAACAACAAGGCCGTATTTTGGCGGCTTGCGAAGAATTCTATCAAACCCTGACAGAGGATTTATCAAACCAATATAGTAGTTCAGTCGTTGAAAAGCTGCAGCTAATTCTGGGATACGATGTTTTTCTTCTCGACCAGCAACTTGATGTTTTAGCCTGGGCAGGAGGCAGACAACTGCCTGAAAAGCCCATTCCTTTTCTCCCTCCCAAACCAGGGAAGAAATCTAAATTGTCCCCTCCCTCCAAATTTGTAAATTTAATAGAGGGTGCCTGGCAAGGCTCCTATCAAGACACTCCCTTAACCTGGTGCCCCCTTTCCGGCCAGGAAGGTGTTCTGGGCTATCTGGGTTTAAGTGTTTGCAAAGATAAACTGGGAAGCATAGAACATTATTTCCTTAATAAAACTGCCACTCTTCTGAGCTTAGAATTATTAAAGATAGAATCTATTAACGAAAATGAAAAGCAGCACCATCGCGACTTCCTCTTTGATCTCCTTTACAATAACTTTGATTCTGTTGAAGTCATTTGTTCACGGGGTAAACTATGGGGATGGGATTTTAGCAAACCCCATTTAGTAGCCGTGGGAGAAATCCAGGATTTTATGCCCCTGCCGGCGGAACGACAGCGTCTTAGCAGCTTAATCACGAAAGCAATGCGTATTATCGTCAATCTCAACCCAGGTACCATTTGCCTGGAACGGAATGATCAGGTTGTATGTCTCTTTCCCCTTCAAGAAATGATTGCTCAGTCCCAGACTGCCGGTACGGCTGAACAATTTCTGCAAACCTTCTGGGACACAGCCGAAACGTTATTCCCAGACCGCAAGATTTACTTCGGCTTAGGCAACCTCTACCCCACTGCCCGGGAAATTCACCGCAGTTTCCAAGAGGCCCGATCCGCCTTGGAAATCGGCCGCCTTTTGTACCCGGATAAACCAGTTACCGTTTTCAATGAACTTGGCATCATGCGCCTGCTGCAAAGACTGGATCACCAGGAACTTGAAGATTATCGCCAAGAGATTCTTAAACCCCTCTTAGAATTTGATCGGGAGGGTAACCTGGAACTGGAACAAACCCTGCTGACTTACTACTTATGTAACGGTGATCTTAACCTGGCGGCTCAAAAGCTCTACCTTCACCCCAACACCTTGCGTTACCGGATTAAGAAGGCTTCCGAGGTTCTGGACCGGGATGTTTCCCAGATTAATCATCAGCTTAATCTGTTTATCGCTCTGCAAATTGGCCGTTTGAAAGGCCTCTGGTCCTGA
- a CDS encoding TetR/AcrR family transcriptional regulator, which translates to MDKKIGRPRSEGTKKAILTASYELSLENGFNAVTVEGIAERAGVSKATIYKWWPNKAAVVLDGFFAATESMLQVPDTGSVREDLFIQVNNLASFITSPKGKVITELIAEGQFDANIAEEYRNRYFNPRRLISRHIIERGILRGELKKDLDIELSIDLIFAPLFYRLLITGETVDSTFVKSLISYALMGLSTEA; encoded by the coding sequence ATGGATAAAAAGATAGGACGTCCACGTAGTGAAGGAACAAAAAAGGCCATTCTCACTGCTTCCTACGAGCTATCGCTTGAGAATGGCTTTAATGCTGTAACCGTTGAAGGTATTGCCGAAAGAGCCGGGGTAAGTAAAGCAACGATTTATAAATGGTGGCCTAACAAAGCAGCTGTGGTTTTAGATGGTTTTTTTGCTGCCACAGAATCAATGCTCCAGGTACCGGATACCGGTTCAGTAAGAGAAGATCTCTTCATTCAAGTAAATAATCTGGCATCCTTTATTACCAGTCCCAAGGGAAAGGTAATTACGGAGCTTATTGCAGAAGGCCAATTTGACGCTAACATCGCTGAAGAATACCGCAACAGGTATTTCAATCCTCGCCGTCTCATTTCACGGCATATCATTGAGCGTGGCATTTTAAGAGGAGAGTTAAAAAAGGACCTGGACATAGAGCTAAGCATTGATCTGATTTTTGCCCCTCTTTTCTACCGGTTATTAATAACAGGAGAAACCGTGGATTCCACTTTTGTTAAAAGTTTGATATCCTATGCCCTTATGGGGTTGAGTACAGAAGCATAA